The following proteins are encoded in a genomic region of Pyrus communis chromosome 11, drPyrComm1.1, whole genome shotgun sequence:
- the LOC137708965 gene encoding uncharacterized mitochondrial protein AtMg00810-like encodes MEEEITALRQNQTWYLVPKPRDVKPVSCKWVYKIKHRPDGSVERYRLANKDWNLYRMDVKNAFLHGELDREIYMMQPMGFESKAHPDLFVKANGGKLDVVLVYVDDLIITGDDEVEIHRTKENLSIRFRMKELGQLKHFLGLEVDRTQERIFLYQQKYAKDLLQKFGMLECKPISTPVEPNAKMCAHEARDLEDATMYQQLVGSLIYLTLTRPDISYAVGVMSRYMQNPKKPHLEAVRRILRYVKSTIDYGLLYKKGEDGKLVSYCDTDFAGDHDTRRSTTGYVFRIGYGVVSWCNKRQPTVSLSTTKAEYRAAAMAAQENAWLVQLMNDLHQPVNYAVPLYYDNQSAIRLAENPVFHARTKHMEVHYHFIREKVLQEEIELRQINTDDLIADLFTKGLSTGKFEKFCRQLSMEKRMSWC; translated from the exons atggaagaagaaatcACTGCACTTAGGCAGAATCAGACTTGGTATTTGGTGCCAAAGCCAAGGGATGTGAAACCCGTATCctgcaaatgggtgtacaagATAAAGCACCGTCCTGATGGTTCAGTTGAAAGGTACAGGCTCG ctaataaagattggaatctataccggatggatgtgaagaatgctttcttgcatggagagttagatcgggagatctacatgatgcagccaatgggctttGAAAGCAAAGCTCATCCCGA TTTATTCGTTAAAGCTAATGGAGGAAAGTTAGATGTCGTGTTGGTGTacgtggatgacttaatcatcaCTGGCGATGATGAGGTAGAAATTCATCGAACAAAGGAGAATTTGTCAATTCGGTTTAGGATGAAAGAACTTGGACAACTCAAGCACTTTCTTGGattagaggttgatcgcacacaagaaagGATTTTTCTGTATCAACAAAAGTATGCAAAAGACTTGTTACAGAAGTTTGGGATGCTTGAATGCAAGCCAATCTCAACACCGGTGGAACCTAATGCCAAGATGTGTGCACATGAAGCCAGAGACTTGGAAGATGCAACAATGTATcaacaattggtaggtagtttGATTTATCTGActttgactcgacctgacatttcttatgcagttggtgtgatgagtcgatacatgcaaaatccaaagaagcctcatcTAGAAGCGGTTCGACGAATATTAAGATATGtaaagagtacaattgactatggtctctTGTACAAGAAAGGAGAAGATGGTAAATTGGTTAGCTATTGTGACACAGATTTTGCAGGAGATCACGACACCAGGAGATCGACCACTGGCTATGTCTTCAGAATTGGTTATGGAGTAGTTTCGTGGTGCAACAAGAGACAACCAACAGTGTCTCTGTCAACCACaaaagcagagtatagagcagcagcaatggcagctcaagagaatgcatggctggtacagttgatgaatgaTTTACATCAACCAGTGAATTATGCAGTACCATTGTACtatgataaccaatcggcaattcgcttggcagAAAATCCAGTCTTCCATGCGAGAACTAAGCATATGGAGGTACATTACCATTTCATTAGAGAGAAGGTCctgcaagaagagattgagttGAGACAGATCAATACAGATGATCTAATTGCAGACTTGTTCACTAAAGGTTTGAGTACCGGcaagtttgaaaagttttgtcgtCAACTTAGCATGGAGAAAAGAATGAGCTGgtgttga
- the LOC137708487 gene encoding DNA-repair protein XRCC1 isoform X2, whose protein sequence is MSHSKASQGNGSDKAGKRSLPSWISSRDNESESPGKKLTGAAEGEESNEEGKPRVARGCGGTPSKDIKKSSASSSGTANFSKFMEGVVFVLSGFVNPERSNLRSQALEMGAEYQPDWSSDCTLLVCAFPNTPKFRQVEADCGTIVSKDWISECYAQKKLVDIESYLMNAGKPWRKSSVSHQNSQDKKVSRPSKSKKQDGETPLKSTAPATSKIKASNTVKECFSPSQVKKWAVDDLNKTISWLESQEEKPEPDEIKQIAAEGILTCLQDAIEFLEQKQDVRKITEQWNFIPRVVEELAKLEGTGSNSAAVFKEDLCKQAVDCKQIYEAELNGLGDESSKKKPKVERQERDSGKTEGICSGAAGYDSDDTVEMTEEEIDHAYNNVASKIPNAV, encoded by the exons atGTCTCATTCGAAAGCCAGCCAGGGTAATGGTTCTGATAAGGCCGGGAAGCGAAGCCTTCCTTCGTGGATTAGTTCAAGAGACAATGAGAGTGAGTCTCCTGGAAAGAAATTAACTGGGGCTGCTGAAGGTGAAGAAAGCAATGAGGAAGGAAAGCCAAGGGTAGCCAGGGGGTGCGGGGGTACGCCTTCTAAGGACATCAAGAAATCTTCTGCATCCAGTTCCGGAACTGcaaacttttccaaattcaTG GAAGGAGTAGTGTTTGTGCTGTCTGGGTTTGTTAATCCTGAGCGCAGCAATTTGCGGTCACAGGCTTTGGAAATGGGAGCGGAATATCAGCCTGACTGGAGTTCAGATTGCACTCTCTTAGTTTGTGCATTTCCAAACACCCCAAAGTTTCGACAAGTTGAGGCAGATTGTGGAACTATAGTTTCAaag GATTGGATATCAGAATGTTACGCCCAAAAGAAGCTTGTCGATATTGAAAGTTACCTTATGAATGCTGGAAAACCCTGGCGTAAAAGCAGTGTTTCCCATCAAAACAGCCAAG ACAAAAAGGTATCCCGACCTAGTAAATCTAAGAAGCAAGATGGAGAAACACCATTGAAATCAACTGCCCCAGCAACTTCAAAG ATAAAAGCTTCTAATACTGTTAAAGAGTGCTTTTCTCCTTCTCAAGTGAAGAAGTGGGCAGTTGATGATTTGAATAAGACAATATCGTGGCTGGAGAGTCAAGAAGAAAAG CCAGAGCCTGATGAGATAAAGCAAATAGCAGCTGAAGGGATTTTAACTTGTTTACAAGATGCAATAGAATTTCTTGAACAAAAACAG GATGTCCGGAAAATAACTGAGCAGTGGAATTTCATTCCTCGTGTAGTCGAAGAGTTGGCAAAGCTCGAGGGCACCGGAAGTAACTCTGCGGCAGTATTCAAGGAAGATCTCTGCAAACAGGCTGTGGACTGTAAACAAATTTACGAGGCAGAACTTAATGGTTTAGGTGATGAGTCCtcaaagaaaaaaccaaaggTGGAAAGACAAGAGAGGGACAGTGGGAAAACTGAAGGCATATGCAGTGGTGCAGCAGGATACGACAGCGATGATACAGTTGAGATGACAGAGGAGGAAATAGACCATGCATATAATAATGTAGCTTCTAAGATCCCTAATGCTGTTTAA
- the LOC137749317 gene encoding F-box/kelch-repeat protein At1g15670-like gives MALISGLPDDIAYDCLSHVEYDQFPTVVSVCKGWKAEVELPEFLQHRKVAGRSQRLIVMVQAHVVSNHGVFKSPDSPVYRLTICEPDLGNWSELPLLAHFADGLPMFCQLAAVGSDLVVMGGWDPLTWTISKSVFIYNFVSGAWRRGTDMPGGGRIFFGCAADSEQMVYVAGGHDDEKNALRSSMAYDVAKDEWIPLPDMARERDECKAIFQGGKLHVIGGYCTEMQGRFERSTETFNISTWLWNQVQEGFLQVATCPRTCVDGDDETMYMCRGDDVVQQKHDTWKFVAKLPAQVRNPDCVTAWQGKVLVIGSAGFGEPHRAYVLHLEDYTWTKLETPHKYSGHVQSSCYLEV, from the coding sequence ATGGCGCTGATTTCTGGCCTGCCGGATGATATAGCATATGACTGTCTAAGTCATGTTGAATACGACCAGTTTCCGACAGTGGTATCGGTGTGTAAAGGGTGGAAGGCGGAGGTTGAGCTGCCGGAGTTTCTTCAGCATAGGAAGGTTGCTGGCCGCAGCCAAAGACTCATTGTGATGGTTCAAGCCCATGTGGTCTCAAACCATGGTGTCTTCAAGAGTCCGGATAGCCCGGTTTACCGGCTCACTATTTGTGAACCGGATTTGGGTAATTGGTCCGAGTTGCCTCTCCTTGCCCATTTTGCCGATGGGCTACCCATGTTTTGCCAATTGGCAGCAGTTGGGTCCGATTTGGTGGTGATGGGTGGCTGGGACCCGCTTACGTGGACGATCTCGAAATCTGTGTTTATCTACAACTTTGTGTCCGGAGCGTGGCGGCGCGGGACTGACATGCCGGGTGGTGGCAGGATATTTTTTGGGTGCGCGGCGGATTCGGAGCAGATGGTGTATGTTGCCGGCGGACATGACGACGAGAAGAATGCGTTGAGGTCATCAATGGCTTATGACGTGGCAAAAGACGAGTGGATTCCGTTGCCTGATATGGCAAGAGAGCGTGACGAATGTAAGGCGATTTTCCAGGGTGGCAAGCTCCACGTCATCGGCGGATATTGCACTGAAATGCAAGGACGTTTCGAGAGGAGCACCGAGACATTCAACATTTCCACGTGGCTGTGGAATCAAGTACAAGAGGGCTTCTTACAAGTCGCCACTTGTCCACGGACATGTGTGGACGGTGACGATGAGACAATGTACATGTGTCGTGGCGATGATGTGGTACAGCAAAAACACGACACGTGGAAATTCGTGGCCAAGTTGCCAGCTCAGGTGCGTAATCCCGATTGCGTGACAGCGTGGCAGGGTAAAGTATTAGTGATAGGGAGTGCTGGGTTTGGTGAGCCCCACAGGGCTTACGTACTGCATTTGGAAGATTACACGTGGACAAAACTAGAGACACCTCACAAGTACTCGGGCCATGTTCAATCAAGTTGTTATTTGGAGGTATGA
- the LOC137708487 gene encoding DNA-repair protein XRCC1 isoform X1 — MSHSKASQGNGSDKAGKRSLPSWISSRDNESESPGKKLTGAAEGEESNEEGKPRVARGCGGTPSKDIKKSSASSSGTANFSKFMEGVVFVLSGFVNPERSNLRSQALEMGAEYQPDWSSDCTLLVCAFPNTPKFRQVEADCGTIVSKDWISECYAQKKLVDIESYLMNAGKPWRKSSVSHQNSQDKKVSRPSKSKKQDGETPLKSTAPATSKQIKASNTVKECFSPSQVKKWAVDDLNKTISWLESQEEKPEPDEIKQIAAEGILTCLQDAIEFLEQKQDVRKITEQWNFIPRVVEELAKLEGTGSNSAAVFKEDLCKQAVDCKQIYEAELNGLGDESSKKKPKVERQERDSGKTEGICSGAAGYDSDDTVEMTEEEIDHAYNNVASKIPNAV, encoded by the exons atGTCTCATTCGAAAGCCAGCCAGGGTAATGGTTCTGATAAGGCCGGGAAGCGAAGCCTTCCTTCGTGGATTAGTTCAAGAGACAATGAGAGTGAGTCTCCTGGAAAGAAATTAACTGGGGCTGCTGAAGGTGAAGAAAGCAATGAGGAAGGAAAGCCAAGGGTAGCCAGGGGGTGCGGGGGTACGCCTTCTAAGGACATCAAGAAATCTTCTGCATCCAGTTCCGGAACTGcaaacttttccaaattcaTG GAAGGAGTAGTGTTTGTGCTGTCTGGGTTTGTTAATCCTGAGCGCAGCAATTTGCGGTCACAGGCTTTGGAAATGGGAGCGGAATATCAGCCTGACTGGAGTTCAGATTGCACTCTCTTAGTTTGTGCATTTCCAAACACCCCAAAGTTTCGACAAGTTGAGGCAGATTGTGGAACTATAGTTTCAaag GATTGGATATCAGAATGTTACGCCCAAAAGAAGCTTGTCGATATTGAAAGTTACCTTATGAATGCTGGAAAACCCTGGCGTAAAAGCAGTGTTTCCCATCAAAACAGCCAAG ACAAAAAGGTATCCCGACCTAGTAAATCTAAGAAGCAAGATGGAGAAACACCATTGAAATCAACTGCCCCAGCAACTTCAAAG CAGATAAAAGCTTCTAATACTGTTAAAGAGTGCTTTTCTCCTTCTCAAGTGAAGAAGTGGGCAGTTGATGATTTGAATAAGACAATATCGTGGCTGGAGAGTCAAGAAGAAAAG CCAGAGCCTGATGAGATAAAGCAAATAGCAGCTGAAGGGATTTTAACTTGTTTACAAGATGCAATAGAATTTCTTGAACAAAAACAG GATGTCCGGAAAATAACTGAGCAGTGGAATTTCATTCCTCGTGTAGTCGAAGAGTTGGCAAAGCTCGAGGGCACCGGAAGTAACTCTGCGGCAGTATTCAAGGAAGATCTCTGCAAACAGGCTGTGGACTGTAAACAAATTTACGAGGCAGAACTTAATGGTTTAGGTGATGAGTCCtcaaagaaaaaaccaaaggTGGAAAGACAAGAGAGGGACAGTGGGAAAACTGAAGGCATATGCAGTGGTGCAGCAGGATACGACAGCGATGATACAGTTGAGATGACAGAGGAGGAAATAGACCATGCATATAATAATGTAGCTTCTAAGATCCCTAATGCTGTTTAA
- the LOC137708665 gene encoding centromere protein C-like isoform X1, with amino-acid sequence MNDAWNSDPVDPLQGFTGLALFHQSCKAIPDSSTSIPFDFDRDLQAIHSQFNSTASQVKLVDQVKNILSDTSKTLKSGNPQATKQKSEGFPEKASQPNMSLLPSFDINGLENARKAKENFRGGAALDADQQAFHIRLKLMASQHSPSKLKDEGENIVSGTSEILEPGNRQALKQKSKVVTEKGAESPRQRRPALGLKRARFSMKPDSSQPDTSLLPPFDAQKYTDPEELFKELEKYENAKKELEKLKGGAMLDAYKHNPSPIKRTRRPSILRKRAKHKHSYPLMDFESSENGSPLNHSTRIEPNKNVAQEEMDLAGSLAEEVNDRNFDELLSLNTECLEGDGAVTHVQKCLRMQSIEPEKSDLPEFQSIPKGDCLTDIDNLLKGLISSTGAKHRKRPEGSIRFASPTPPKSPFASILDLHKRILHSSPSSDPFSAHDIDRLPETNPSSVENCNKQSELVDMREQITVSNTLKSPFIEPNDNIEVAVVGGTSDVDIEELSYALKRSVSEDSSKHDVRIDVGSSGSHVDLEENIGGSNMHNRVINDTSHSPGTDTDAWDNGDNGDNDGDEVENEHEEAVASAEPELDVADSTLGKAGSTLNDNVHPDADTDNRDNVTNDGDQIQVEDKHEETLASEEPELNVADSTLENTSSALNENIQIKANSRPQIKRKSREVSRRKSLAGAGTTWQSGVRRSTRIKTRPLEYWKGERLLYGRIHDSLVTVIGIKYASPEKDNGRGPLKVKSFVSDEYKELVELAALH; translated from the exons ATGAACGACGCTTGGAACTCCGATCCAGTGGATCCGCTGCAGGGTTTCACAGGCCTCGCCCTCTTCCACCAGAGCTGCAAGGCTATTCCAGACAGTTCAACTTCCATTCCATTTGATTTCGACCGCGACCTCCAAGCCATCCATTCCCAATTCAACTCCACG GCCTCACAAGTTAAACTTGTAGATCAGGTAAAAAACATTTTAAGTGATACTTCAAAAACTCTGAAGTCTGGTAATCCACAAgcaacaaaacagaaaagtgaAGGTTTTCCTGAAAAGGCTAG TCAACCTAACATGAGTTTGCTACCGTCTTTTGATATCAATGGGCTTGAGA ATGCTAGAAAAGCAAAAGAGAATTTTAGGGGTGGTGCTGCATTGGATGCAGATCAGCAAGCTTTCCATATCCGACTCAAGTTGATG GCCTCACAACATAGTCCAAGTAAACTTAAGGATGAAGGGGAAAACATTGTAAGTGGTACATCAGAAATTCTGGAGCCTGGTAATCGACAAGCATTGAAACAGAAAAGTAAAGTTGTTACTGAAAAGGGTGCGGAAAGTCCCCGACAGAGAAGACCAGCCTTGGGTCTTAAACGTGCTCGGTTTTCTATGAAGCCTGATTCCAG TCAACCTGATACGAGTTTGCTACCACCTTTTGATGCCCAAAAATATACAGACCCAGAGGAATTGTTCAAGGAACTTGAAAAATATGAGA ATGCTAAAAAGGAATTGGAGAAACTGAAGGGTGGTGCTATGTTGGATGCATACAAGCACAATCCATCCCCAATTAAACGGACCCGTCGACCATCGATTCTAAg AAAGCGGGCTAAGCACAAGCATTCCTATCCGCTGATGGATTTTGAAAGTAGTGAGAATGGTAGTCCACTGAATCATAGCACACGAATAGAACCTAACAAAAATGTTGCACAGGAGGAGATGGATTTAGCTG GTTCATTAGCTGAGGAAGTGAACGATAGAAATTTTGATGAACTGCTGTCTCTAAATACTGAATGTCTAGAAGGTGATGGGGCGGTTACTCATGTACAGAAGTGTTTGAGGATGCAATCAATTGAACCAGAGAAATCTGACCTCCCAGAATTCCAAAGTATCCCTAAGGGTGACTGTTTGACAGACATAGATAATTTGTTAAAAGGGTTAATCAGTTCAACAGGTGCGAAGCATAGAAAGCGGCCAGAAGGGTCTATTCGTTTTGCATCTCCAACACCACCAAAAAGCCCCTTTGCTTCAATTCTGGATTTGCATAAGAGAATTTTACATTCAAGTCCATCAAGCGATCCATTTTCAGCTCATGATATTGATCGGTTGCCAGAGACAAATCCTTCATCAGTTGAGAACTGCAACAAACAATCTGAGCTGGTTGACATGAGAGAGCAGATTACCGTTTCTAATACGTTGAAGTCACCTTTCATTGAACCAAATGACAATATTGAAGTTGCTGTGGTAGGTGGTACATCTGATGTGGATATTGAAGAATTGAGTTATGCATTGAAAAGATCTGTGAGTGAAGATTCAAGTAAACATGATGTGAGAATTGATGTTGGCTCAAGTGGATCTCATGTTGACCTTGAGGAAAACATTGGAGGGAGTAACATGCATAACAGGGTTATAAATGACACATCACATAGCCCTGGTACCGATACGGATGCTTGGGACAATGGGGACAATGGAGATAATGATGGGGATGAG GTTGAAAATGAACATGAGGAAGCAGTGGCTAGTGCGGAGCCTGAACTTGATGTGGCAGATTCAACTTTGGGAAAGGCGGGCAGCACTCTGAATGACAATGTGCACCCTGATGCTGATACAGATAATAGGGACAATGTGACTAATGATGGGGACCAG ATCCAGGTGGAAGACAAACATGAGGAAACATTGGCTAGCGAGGAGCCTGAACTTAACGTGGCAGACTCAACTTTGGAGAATACGAGCAGCGCTCTGAATGAAAATATACAGATCAAAGCAAACTCACGCCCACAGATAAAACGGAAGAGTAGAGAAGTTTCTAGAAGGAAAAGTCTAGCAG GGGCTGGTACAACGTGGCAATCTGGTGTAAGGCGAAGCACGAGGATCAAGACGAGACCTTTGGAGTATTGGAAAGGGGAGCGGCTGTTATATGGACGTATACACGACA GTTTGGTAACAGTAATTGGGATTAAGTACGCCTCTCCAGAAAAGGATAATGGAAGAGGTCCTCTGAAGGTGAAGTCATTCGTCTCTGATGAATACAAAGAGCTTGTCGAGCTGGCAGCTTTGCATTGA
- the LOC137708665 gene encoding centromere protein C-like isoform X2: MNDAWNSDPVDPLQGFTGLALFHQSCKAIPDSSTSIPFDFDRDLQAIHSQFNSTASQVKLVDQVKNILSDTSKTLKSGNPQATKQKSEGFPEKASQPNMSLLPSFDINGLENARKAKENFRGGAALDADQQAFHIRLKLMASQHSPSKLKDEGENIVSGTSEILEPGNRQALKQKSKVVTEKGAESPRQRRPALGLKRARFSMKPDSSQPDTSLLPPFDAQKYTDPEELFKELEKYENAKKELEKLKGGAMLDAYKHNPSPIKRTRRPSILRKRAKHKHSYPLMDFESSENGSPLNHSTRIEPNKNVAQEEMDLAGSLAEEVNDRNFDELLSLNTECLEGDGAVTHVQKCLRMQSIEPEKSDLPEFQSIPKGDCLTDIDNLLKGLISSTGAKHRKRPEGSIRFASPTPPKSPFASILDLHKRILHSSPSSDPFSAHDIDRLPETNPSSVENCNKQSELVDMREQITVSNTLKSPFIEPNDNIEVAVVGGTSDVDIEELSYALKRSVSEDSSKHDVRIDVGSSGSHVDLEENIGGSNMHNRVINDTSHSPGTDTDAWDNGDNGDNDGDEVENEHEEAVASAEPELDVADSTLGKAGSTLNDNVHPDADTDNRDNVTNDGDQVEDKHEETLASEEPELNVADSTLENTSSALNENIQIKANSRPQIKRKSREVSRRKSLAGAGTTWQSGVRRSTRIKTRPLEYWKGERLLYGRIHDSLVTVIGIKYASPEKDNGRGPLKVKSFVSDEYKELVELAALH; this comes from the exons ATGAACGACGCTTGGAACTCCGATCCAGTGGATCCGCTGCAGGGTTTCACAGGCCTCGCCCTCTTCCACCAGAGCTGCAAGGCTATTCCAGACAGTTCAACTTCCATTCCATTTGATTTCGACCGCGACCTCCAAGCCATCCATTCCCAATTCAACTCCACG GCCTCACAAGTTAAACTTGTAGATCAGGTAAAAAACATTTTAAGTGATACTTCAAAAACTCTGAAGTCTGGTAATCCACAAgcaacaaaacagaaaagtgaAGGTTTTCCTGAAAAGGCTAG TCAACCTAACATGAGTTTGCTACCGTCTTTTGATATCAATGGGCTTGAGA ATGCTAGAAAAGCAAAAGAGAATTTTAGGGGTGGTGCTGCATTGGATGCAGATCAGCAAGCTTTCCATATCCGACTCAAGTTGATG GCCTCACAACATAGTCCAAGTAAACTTAAGGATGAAGGGGAAAACATTGTAAGTGGTACATCAGAAATTCTGGAGCCTGGTAATCGACAAGCATTGAAACAGAAAAGTAAAGTTGTTACTGAAAAGGGTGCGGAAAGTCCCCGACAGAGAAGACCAGCCTTGGGTCTTAAACGTGCTCGGTTTTCTATGAAGCCTGATTCCAG TCAACCTGATACGAGTTTGCTACCACCTTTTGATGCCCAAAAATATACAGACCCAGAGGAATTGTTCAAGGAACTTGAAAAATATGAGA ATGCTAAAAAGGAATTGGAGAAACTGAAGGGTGGTGCTATGTTGGATGCATACAAGCACAATCCATCCCCAATTAAACGGACCCGTCGACCATCGATTCTAAg AAAGCGGGCTAAGCACAAGCATTCCTATCCGCTGATGGATTTTGAAAGTAGTGAGAATGGTAGTCCACTGAATCATAGCACACGAATAGAACCTAACAAAAATGTTGCACAGGAGGAGATGGATTTAGCTG GTTCATTAGCTGAGGAAGTGAACGATAGAAATTTTGATGAACTGCTGTCTCTAAATACTGAATGTCTAGAAGGTGATGGGGCGGTTACTCATGTACAGAAGTGTTTGAGGATGCAATCAATTGAACCAGAGAAATCTGACCTCCCAGAATTCCAAAGTATCCCTAAGGGTGACTGTTTGACAGACATAGATAATTTGTTAAAAGGGTTAATCAGTTCAACAGGTGCGAAGCATAGAAAGCGGCCAGAAGGGTCTATTCGTTTTGCATCTCCAACACCACCAAAAAGCCCCTTTGCTTCAATTCTGGATTTGCATAAGAGAATTTTACATTCAAGTCCATCAAGCGATCCATTTTCAGCTCATGATATTGATCGGTTGCCAGAGACAAATCCTTCATCAGTTGAGAACTGCAACAAACAATCTGAGCTGGTTGACATGAGAGAGCAGATTACCGTTTCTAATACGTTGAAGTCACCTTTCATTGAACCAAATGACAATATTGAAGTTGCTGTGGTAGGTGGTACATCTGATGTGGATATTGAAGAATTGAGTTATGCATTGAAAAGATCTGTGAGTGAAGATTCAAGTAAACATGATGTGAGAATTGATGTTGGCTCAAGTGGATCTCATGTTGACCTTGAGGAAAACATTGGAGGGAGTAACATGCATAACAGGGTTATAAATGACACATCACATAGCCCTGGTACCGATACGGATGCTTGGGACAATGGGGACAATGGAGATAATGATGGGGATGAG GTTGAAAATGAACATGAGGAAGCAGTGGCTAGTGCGGAGCCTGAACTTGATGTGGCAGATTCAACTTTGGGAAAGGCGGGCAGCACTCTGAATGACAATGTGCACCCTGATGCTGATACAGATAATAGGGACAATGTGACTAATGATGGGGACCAG GTGGAAGACAAACATGAGGAAACATTGGCTAGCGAGGAGCCTGAACTTAACGTGGCAGACTCAACTTTGGAGAATACGAGCAGCGCTCTGAATGAAAATATACAGATCAAAGCAAACTCACGCCCACAGATAAAACGGAAGAGTAGAGAAGTTTCTAGAAGGAAAAGTCTAGCAG GGGCTGGTACAACGTGGCAATCTGGTGTAAGGCGAAGCACGAGGATCAAGACGAGACCTTTGGAGTATTGGAAAGGGGAGCGGCTGTTATATGGACGTATACACGACA GTTTGGTAACAGTAATTGGGATTAAGTACGCCTCTCCAGAAAAGGATAATGGAAGAGGTCCTCTGAAGGTGAAGTCATTCGTCTCTGATGAATACAAAGAGCTTGTCGAGCTGGCAGCTTTGCATTGA